The Cellulophaga sp. L1A9 genome window below encodes:
- a CDS encoding acyl carrier protein produces METEERYQKLKEIIKIYLPEDVAISELTNESHFINELNINSANLVDIVLDVEDAFDITLENEDMDQMLTVNNALQIIQNKLDAK; encoded by the coding sequence ATGGAAACTGAAGAACGCTACCAAAAATTAAAAGAAATTATAAAAATTTACCTCCCAGAAGATGTCGCTATTTCGGAGCTTACCAACGAAAGTCATTTTATAAATGAGTTAAATATCAATTCTGCCAACCTCGTAGATATTGTGCTAGATGTTGAAGATGCGTTTGATATTACGCTAGAAAATGAAGACATGGATCAGATGCTCACTGTTAACAATGCTTTACAGATTATTCAGAATAAATTAGATGCAAAATAA
- a CDS encoding TerC family protein, whose amino-acid sequence MLIWGLFLALIVVFLALDLGVFNKEDHVIKTKEASIWTAVWVTVALAFSGVIYWLFSAGLIENPTGLTPKGAVLKYITGYLIELSLSIDNVFVIAVIFTSFKIPLIYQHRVLFWGILGAIVFRALMIFFGVALITRFEWIIYVFGVFLLYTAFKMLKGDEHDFDPKKSFVFRQIKKVYPITSEINGHDFFVKKKGLNAATPLFVALIVIELTDILFALDSIPAILAITADPFIVFTSNILAILGLRSMYFLISRMLQKFRYINYSLVVILAFVGIKMLLSHQVEFPEWLSLGIIALALIGGIVASLVIKEKEETA is encoded by the coding sequence ATGTTAATTTGGGGATTATTTTTGGCGTTAATTGTGGTTTTTTTAGCCCTTGATTTGGGTGTTTTTAATAAGGAAGACCATGTTATAAAAACAAAAGAAGCGAGCATATGGACCGCCGTTTGGGTAACTGTGGCTTTAGCGTTTAGCGGAGTGATTTATTGGCTGTTCTCTGCGGGGCTAATAGAAAATCCTACGGGTCTTACTCCAAAAGGTGCCGTTTTAAAGTACATTACAGGATATTTAATAGAACTTTCTTTAAGTATTGACAACGTGTTTGTTATTGCTGTAATTTTTACTTCTTTTAAAATTCCATTAATTTACCAACATCGCGTATTGTTTTGGGGAATTCTAGGAGCCATAGTTTTTAGAGCTTTGATGATCTTTTTTGGGGTAGCTTTAATCACTAGATTTGAGTGGATCATCTATGTATTTGGGGTATTCTTATTGTATACCGCTTTTAAAATGCTTAAAGGTGATGAGCATGATTTTGATCCAAAAAAATCGTTTGTATTCCGTCAGATTAAAAAAGTGTATCCGATAACCTCTGAAATTAACGGGCATGATTTTTTTGTAAAGAAAAAAGGGCTGAATGCCGCTACTCCCCTGTTTGTAGCCTTAATTGTTATTGAGTTGACGGATATTTTATTTGCACTAGATAGTATTCCTGCCATCTTAGCTATAACGGCAGATCCATTTATTGTTTTTACCTCTAATATTTTAGCCATATTAGGACTGCGTTCTATGTATTTCTTAATTTCTAGAATGTTGCAGAAATTTAGATACATCAACTACAGCTTGGTGGTAATCTTAGCTTTTGTAGGTATAAAAATGCTTTTGTCTCATCAAGTAGAATTTCCAGAATGGCTTTCTTTAGGAATTATAGCCTTAGCATTAATTGGTGGTATAGTAGCATCGCTGGTCATTAAAGAGAAAGAAGAAACTGCATAA
- a CDS encoding 3-hydroxyacyl-ACP dehydratase FabZ family protein, giving the protein MEYQTIIAQLPYTPPFLFVDGLTAVDLNGVSGFYTFKKEADFYKGHFKDNPITPGVLLTECCAQIGLVCLGIHLVTSSNTLSDEALQIALTSSEMEYYLPVYPGEKVYVTSEKIYFRFHKLKCKVKMHNAAGKLVCKGTIAGMLKSKTNE; this is encoded by the coding sequence ATGGAATACCAAACTATTATAGCGCAATTGCCTTATACGCCTCCGTTTTTATTTGTTGACGGCTTAACGGCTGTTGATTTGAATGGTGTCTCAGGATTTTATACCTTTAAAAAAGAAGCTGATTTTTACAAAGGTCACTTTAAAGATAATCCAATAACTCCAGGTGTACTCCTAACAGAATGTTGCGCTCAAATTGGGCTAGTATGCTTAGGGATTCATCTAGTTACTTCAAGTAACACTTTAAGTGATGAAGCGCTACAAATTGCGTTAACGAGTTCAGAAATGGAATACTATTTACCCGTGTATCCTGGTGAAAAAGTATATGTCACTTCTGAAAAAATATACTTTCGATTTCATAAATTGAAATGCAAAGTAAAAATGCATAATGCTGCTGGAAAACTAGTCTGTAAAGGAACTATTGCAGGAATGCTTAAAAGTAAAACGAATGAATAA
- a CDS encoding type III polyketide synthase produces the protein MNDVRIISVAKQLPEYSRTTADILPLVEVWLAGQEERFQRKVVKIFEGAAVDKRYSIMAPEEVFASTSFEAKNKIYVREVKKLGKQVLQKALQKSDWEPDSLDYIITVSCTGIMIPSLDAYLINDLNLRQDIVRLPVTEMGCAAGVSGLIYATNFLKANPNKRAAIIAVESPTATFQLEDYSMANMVSAAIFGDGAACVLLSSEENATGPKIIGDEMYHFKDATHMMGFDLTNNGLQMILDPAVPATIAAHFPDIVHPFLKKNGSAIEKVDHLIFHPGGRKIVQTVEELFGALGKNIDDTREVLRLYGNMSSATVLYVLERFLEKDIPKGEQGLVLSFGPGFSAQRVLLEW, from the coding sequence ATGAATGATGTTAGAATAATATCGGTTGCAAAACAACTTCCTGAATACAGTAGAACGACTGCTGATATTTTGCCTTTAGTTGAAGTATGGCTTGCTGGCCAAGAAGAGCGTTTTCAGCGTAAGGTGGTAAAGATATTTGAAGGGGCTGCTGTTGATAAACGTTACAGTATTATGGCGCCCGAAGAGGTATTTGCATCCACTTCTTTTGAAGCTAAAAATAAGATCTACGTTCGGGAAGTAAAAAAATTAGGGAAGCAGGTACTACAAAAAGCCTTACAGAAATCCGATTGGGAACCAGATTCTTTGGATTATATCATCACCGTAAGTTGTACAGGCATCATGATTCCCTCTTTAGACGCCTATTTGATCAATGATTTAAATTTAAGACAGGATATTGTGCGCCTTCCCGTTACAGAAATGGGTTGTGCTGCAGGTGTTTCAGGACTTATTTACGCCACCAACTTTTTAAAAGCTAATCCAAATAAGAGGGCCGCTATTATAGCGGTTGAAAGCCCCACAGCTACTTTTCAATTAGAAGATTATTCTATGGCAAATATGGTAAGTGCTGCCATTTTTGGTGATGGTGCCGCTTGTGTCTTGCTGTCTTCGGAAGAAAATGCCACAGGGCCTAAAATCATTGGAGATGAAATGTATCATTTTAAAGATGCCACGCATATGATGGGCTTCGATTTGACGAATAATGGCTTACAAATGATATTAGATCCTGCTGTACCTGCAACTATTGCTGCGCATTTTCCTGATATTGTCCATCCCTTTTTAAAAAAGAATGGAAGTGCTATTGAAAAAGTAGATCATTTGATTTTTCATCCTGGTGGACGCAAAATAGTACAAACCGTAGAAGAGCTTTTTGGTGCCTTAGGGAAAAATATTGACGACACACGAGAGGTGCTTCGCCTTTATGGAAATATGAGTAGTGCTACTGTTTTATATGTATTAGAGCGTTTTTTAGAAAAAGATATCCCTAAAGGAGAACAAGGACTGGTATTGAGTTTTGGCCCAGGATTCTCTGCACAACGGGTTTTATTAGAATGGTAA
- a CDS encoding NAD(P)/FAD-dependent oxidoreductase, which produces MNTYDTIIIGGGLAGLTAAIHLTQSNHRVLVFEKQKYPHHKVCGEYVSNEIVPYLNKLGISLSEAVAIDTLQFSTIQGNTLTTKLPLGGKGISRYALDYTLYTKALELEITFFFEGVNSAILKNDIFYIETDSGKKFTAKTTLGAFGKRSNMDKHLQRSFMDKKSSWLGVKAHYELPDFPDNLVALHNFKGGYGGLSKTETGAINFCYLANYKSFKKEKDIHSFNSKVISENPFLQAFLKDATPIFEQPLSIAQISFEKKEAVENHLLMCGDSAGLIHPLCGNGMAMAIHSAKIASELLTVYLNAPEPNRKLLEVTYKKQWNKAFKQRLWMGRKLQWLLLHDRVSNIAMKIVARSPRLLQLLIKQTHGKPIAC; this is translated from the coding sequence GTGAATACGTATGACACTATAATTATCGGAGGTGGTTTAGCCGGACTAACGGCTGCAATTCATTTAACACAAAGCAACCATCGTGTCCTTGTCTTTGAAAAACAAAAATATCCTCATCATAAAGTATGCGGAGAATATGTTTCCAATGAAATTGTACCCTATTTAAATAAACTAGGCATCTCTTTATCAGAAGCTGTCGCTATAGACACCCTTCAATTTTCTACCATTCAAGGAAATACGCTTACCACCAAATTACCCTTAGGAGGTAAAGGAATAAGCAGGTATGCCTTAGATTATACCTTATATACTAAAGCTCTAGAATTAGAAATTACTTTTTTTTTTGAAGGAGTGAACTCAGCTATTCTTAAGAACGATATTTTCTATATTGAAACTGATTCTGGCAAAAAATTTACAGCTAAAACAACGCTTGGCGCCTTTGGAAAACGTTCAAATATGGACAAGCATTTGCAGCGAAGTTTTATGGATAAAAAATCTTCTTGGCTGGGTGTAAAAGCACACTATGAGTTGCCTGATTTCCCAGATAATTTGGTTGCATTACATAATTTTAAAGGAGGATATGGGGGATTATCAAAAACAGAAACAGGAGCTATTAATTTTTGTTATTTAGCTAACTACAAGAGTTTTAAAAAAGAAAAAGACATCCATAGCTTTAACTCCAAAGTGATTTCTGAAAATCCGTTTTTACAGGCCTTTCTAAAAGATGCTACACCTATTTTTGAGCAACCGTTAAGTATTGCACAAATATCTTTTGAAAAGAAAGAAGCCGTAGAAAATCACCTGTTGATGTGTGGCGATTCCGCTGGACTTATCCATCCACTTTGTGGGAATGGAATGGCTATGGCAATTCATAGCGCAAAGATTGCAAGTGAATTACTAACGGTCTATCTAAACGCCCCAGAACCCAATAGAAAACTACTAGAAGTTACCTATAAAAAACAATGGAATAAAGCTTTTAAACAGCGTCTTTGGATGGGACGAAAATTACAGTGGCTTTTGCTCCATGATCGGGTATCAAATATCGCTATGAAAATTGTAGCAAGGTCACCCAGACTCTTACAATTACTTATCAAACAAACCCATGGAAAACCAATCGCATGTTAA
- a CDS encoding methyltransferase domain-containing protein: MLINLSKRSNQPELMDSFDEPIASLELVFQDINSVNSLLGGNNITIHAIQQLMDGDKKEHYTIVDMGCGDGNMLKEVALYFRKRNVKASFIGIDLNKTALKIARKNAKEFPEISFLYQDILTVQENELECDILINTLTMHHFTDDQVLIFLKKFTKLAQIGVVINDLQRSSWAYYLFHLFSAIFIKTRIAKIDGLISIRRAFIKKELESYAKNLPNVSHDIQWKWAFRYLWVMKPIKKVKI; the protein is encoded by the coding sequence ATGTTAATTAACCTATCAAAAAGAAGCAACCAACCAGAACTGATGGACAGTTTTGATGAACCCATAGCATCCTTAGAACTTGTTTTTCAAGATATAAATAGCGTCAATAGCCTGTTGGGCGGTAATAACATCACTATCCATGCTATCCAACAATTGATGGACGGTGATAAAAAGGAACATTATACCATTGTAGACATGGGTTGCGGAGATGGAAACATGCTCAAAGAAGTGGCTTTATATTTCAGGAAACGCAACGTAAAGGCTTCGTTTATAGGCATCGATCTAAATAAAACCGCCCTTAAAATTGCCCGTAAAAACGCTAAAGAATTTCCGGAAATTAGCTTCCTTTATCAGGATATTTTGACTGTTCAAGAAAACGAATTGGAATGTGATATATTAATAAACACCTTAACCATGCACCATTTTACAGACGATCAAGTGCTAATCTTCCTAAAGAAATTTACAAAACTTGCCCAGATAGGGGTTGTTATTAATGATTTACAAAGAAGTAGCTGGGCGTACTATCTATTTCACCTGTTTAGTGCTATTTTTATAAAAACAAGAATTGCAAAAATTGATGGGCTAATCTCTATACGAAGAGCTTTTATCAAAAAGGAATTGGAATCATACGCAAAAAACCTGCCCAATGTTTCTCATGACATTCAATGGAAATGGGCCTTTCGGTACTTATGGGTCATGAAACCAATAAAAAAAGTAAAGATATAG
- a CDS encoding SDR family oxidoreductase: protein MTEISKNKWAVILGGSSGLGLATAKKLAQHNINLIIVHRSRRSDLAQITADFEAIRQHGVLLKNYNVDGTNPEKRTEVIEDIKTWIDAASIAILVHSIAKGNLKPMHSEIEKELEHQDFTITLDAMAISLYDWTKDLVKNKLFATDTRIISFTSEGNTKAIPNYAAVSVAKVALEAITRNIALEFAPIGIKANCIQAGIVETASLKMIPGYERIKESALHRNPNKKLTTPEDVANAVYLLTMEEAKWITGTVIKVDGGESLQ from the coding sequence ATGACTGAAATTTCAAAAAATAAATGGGCGGTTATCCTTGGCGGAAGTAGTGGACTAGGTCTGGCTACTGCCAAAAAACTAGCGCAACATAATATTAATCTAATTATCGTTCATCGCAGCAGAAGGAGTGATTTAGCACAGATTACAGCCGATTTTGAAGCCATAAGACAACATGGAGTTCTACTTAAGAATTATAATGTAGATGGTACCAATCCCGAGAAAAGAACCGAAGTGATTGAAGATATCAAAACCTGGATAGACGCAGCGTCTATTGCTATTTTGGTACACAGTATCGCCAAAGGAAATCTTAAGCCTATGCATTCCGAAATTGAAAAAGAATTAGAGCACCAAGATTTCACGATTACCCTTGATGCCATGGCAATTAGTTTATATGACTGGACCAAAGATTTAGTAAAAAATAAGTTGTTCGCTACAGATACTCGGATAATTTCTTTTACTAGCGAGGGCAACACCAAGGCCATACCCAATTATGCGGCAGTTTCCGTTGCTAAAGTAGCTCTAGAAGCCATAACACGTAATATAGCCTTAGAATTTGCTCCTATTGGGATTAAAGCAAATTGTATTCAGGCAGGAATTGTAGAAACAGCATCGCTTAAGATGATCCCTGGATATGAACGCATAAAAGAAAGTGCCTTGCATCGGAATCCAAACAAAAAATTAACCACCCCAGAAGACGTTGCAAATGCAGTTTATCTCTTAACTATGGAGGAAGCAAAATGGATTACAGGAACGGTGATTAAAGTAGATGGGGGAGAAAGTTTGCAATAA
- a CDS encoding beta-ketoacyl synthase produces the protein MNNRVVITGLGVCAPNGVTISEFTHSLKNGISGIRFQQELDDLAFGCHIAGKPQVTDAHKQEYFTPLQLRALNSTGIVYGVIAGVDAWKDAKLPIEDNTSPDWDNGIIFGTGILGVDQFRESIHLIDAKNTRRLGSTSVMQTMASGISAYLGGILGCGNQVTTNSSACTTGTEGILMAYERIKLGKAKIILTGSCSDSGPYVWGGFDAMRILPRTYNDNPTKASRPMSASATGFVAGSGAGALVLESLESALERGVPIYAEVLGGAVNSGGQRGEGTMTAPNSEAVQRCITEAVKDANIAAAAIDVINGHLTATAKDALEIENWSKALGRKGGDFPYINSFKGIFGHCLAAAGSIEAVASIMQFKEDLVFGNINCEDLHPEITSLIAPQKIPQQTITHSPEIIAKASFGFGDVNACAIFKRFSN, from the coding sequence ATGAATAATCGCGTGGTCATTACAGGTTTAGGAGTTTGCGCTCCAAATGGCGTAACTATTTCAGAGTTTACCCATTCCTTAAAAAATGGAATCAGTGGTATCCGTTTCCAACAAGAATTGGATGATTTAGCCTTCGGTTGTCACATTGCAGGTAAGCCACAGGTAACAGATGCCCACAAACAGGAGTATTTTACGCCATTACAATTGCGCGCTTTAAATTCTACGGGGATTGTGTATGGAGTGATCGCCGGTGTAGATGCTTGGAAAGACGCTAAATTGCCTATTGAAGATAATACTTCTCCGGATTGGGATAACGGAATTATTTTTGGAACAGGAATACTAGGCGTAGACCAATTTAGGGAATCTATTCATTTAATTGATGCCAAAAACACCCGCCGATTAGGCAGTACCTCAGTAATGCAGACCATGGCTAGCGGCATCAGCGCTTATTTAGGAGGTATCTTAGGCTGCGGCAATCAAGTTACGACCAATTCCTCTGCATGCACTACAGGCACCGAAGGTATTTTGATGGCGTATGAACGCATTAAGTTAGGCAAAGCAAAGATCATACTTACAGGCAGTTGCAGTGATAGCGGCCCTTATGTTTGGGGCGGATTTGACGCCATGCGAATACTACCAAGAACCTATAATGATAATCCTACCAAAGCCAGCAGACCTATGAGTGCCTCCGCAACTGGTTTTGTTGCAGGAAGTGGGGCGGGGGCATTGGTATTAGAATCTTTAGAGAGCGCGTTAGAACGAGGTGTTCCTATTTATGCAGAAGTACTTGGTGGTGCGGTGAATAGTGGCGGACAAAGAGGCGAAGGTACAATGACTGCGCCAAACAGTGAAGCCGTACAACGCTGTATTACTGAGGCTGTAAAAGATGCTAATATAGCCGCAGCAGCTATTGATGTTATCAATGGACATTTAACGGCTACCGCTAAAGACGCCTTGGAAATAGAAAATTGGAGCAAAGCCTTAGGGCGTAAAGGAGGTGATTTTCCTTATATCAATTCTTTTAAAGGCATTTTTGGGCACTGCTTAGCCGCTGCAGGGAGTATTGAGGCCGTTGCGAGTATAATGCAGTTTAAAGAAGATCTCGTGTTTGGAAATATCAACTGTGAAGATCTACATCCTGAAATTACAAGTCTAATAGCTCCCCAAAAAATTCCACAACAAACCATTACGCATTCCCCCGAAATTATAGCAAAAGCAAGTTTTGGCTTTGGAGATGTAAATGCATGTGCTATTTTTAAAAGATTTAGCAATTAA